From a region of the Andrena cerasifolii isolate SP2316 chromosome 13, iyAndCera1_principal, whole genome shotgun sequence genome:
- the LOC143375821 gene encoding vanin-like protein 1 isoform X4, with amino-acid sequence MRGKWSSFGLELVLLILLRLSSQTPEQDSSDYYVGAVVEFAPTTISGNGPLTLKANTEAYIKYIEEASKEGADIIVFPEDGLTSVMMPDKSRMKPWSTAVPSALDEYVPCTGNREDISDILRMVSCAAKENRIYVVINIAERKSDSNNETHYYNTNAVFDRTGKIIARYRKVNLFNEYPRFDVTETPEIVTFDTDFGVKFGTFICFDILFHVPALNLTRIEGVSNFVYPVAWGSELPFLTALEMQFGWSFSENVNLLAAGYHGTESGHMGSGIYLGRHGIANVSFSHHPDRKLLISRIPKTPGLTRKLNEEMKLKMEMEKEEKTDLLNARRDPPYHGTGRVERIQGMIMSLDSIEAFNTVRLNGSMSSSVCYRDFCCAFDIETASTDSSSNYRAVVYNGLRMHGQQMEAGIRVCGLVQCSNDSVVSCSSVQPSNTVFTSLKIKATFDDYPQLLVIPTLMDFTLFPFKHWTYTTDTHSPHTTVTLALNKPHKDIVSFAIYARDFSIDYWKQLH; translated from the exons ATGCGTGGAAAATGGAGTAGCTTCGGACTGGAGTTGGTCCTCCTAATTCTTCTACGCCTTTCATCTCAG ACGCCAGAGCAGGACTCGTCGGACTACTATGTAGGAGCGGTGGTGGAATTCGCACCGACTACTATTTCCGGTAATGGTCCGTTAACTTTAAAGGCAAACACTGAAGCGTACATCAAGTACATAGAAGAAGCGAGCAAAGAG GGCGCCGATATTATCGTATTCCCGGAAGATGGCTTGACGTCAGTAATGATGCCGGACAAATCACGGATGAAACCATGGTCAACGGCGGTCCCTTCCGCTCTCGATGAATACGTCCCTTGCACAGGGAACCGCGAAGACATTAGCGAT ATACTAAGGATGGTGTCGTGTGCGGCCAAAGAGAATCGAATTTACGTTGTCATAAACATCGCCGAGAGGAAATCGGACAGTAACAACGAGACACATTACTACAACACTAATGCGGTGTTTGATCGGACGGGTAAAATAATTGCCAG GTACCGTAAGGTGAATCTTTTCAACGAATATCCGCGGTTTGATGTCACCGAAACGCCGGAAATCGTTACCTTTGACACCGATTTCGGAGTCAAGTTCGGCACGTTCATATGTTTCGATATACTATTCCATGTACCAGCTCTAAACTTGACGAGGATCGAAGGAGTTTCCAATTTCGTATATCCGGTTGCCTGGGGCTCCGAACTACCATTCTTAACAG CCCTTGAAATGCAATTCGGATGGTCTTTTTCTGAGAATGTGAATCTATTGGCGGCCGGATACCACGGGACCGAGTCTGGGCACATGGGAAGTGGCATTTATCTAG GTCGCCATGGAATAGCGAACGTATCGTTTTCTCACCATCCCGACCGTAAACTCTTAATCTCTCGCATCCCGAAAACGCCAGGCTTGACGAGGAAACTCAACGAGGAGATGAAACTAAAGATGGAGATGGAGAAGGAAGAGAAGACTGATCTCTTGAACGCAAGGCGGGACCCCCCTTACCACGGTACAGGCAGAGTAGAGAGGATTCAAGGAATGATCATGTCCCTGGACAGTATCGAGGCATTCAACACTGTTCGTCTAAACGGCTCAATGAGCAGCTCTGTTTGCTATAGAGATTTCTGTTGCGCCTTCGACATTGAAACGGCCTCCACCGATTCCTCGTCCAATTATCGTGCTGTCGTTTACAACGGACTTCGTATGCATGGCCAGCAAATGGAAGCGGGTATCCGCGTCTGTGGATTGGTGCAATGTTCCAATGACTCGGTCGTTTCCTGCAGTTCCGTTCAACCATCAAATACCGTATTTACTAGTCTAAAAATTAAGGCAACGTTCGACGATTACCCGCAGCTTCTCGTGATACCAACTCTCATGGACTTTACGCTGTTTCCATTCAAACACTGGACGTACACCACAGACACGCACAGTCCACACACGACAGTCACCCTCGCCTTAAACAAACCGCACAAAGATATCGTTAGTTTTGCTATATATGCAAGAGACTTTAGCATAGATTATTGGAAGCAGCTCCATTAA
- the LOC143375821 gene encoding vanin-like protein 3 isoform X3: MRGKWSSFGLELVLLILLRLSSQGALSSGAIGVPESKELGAHCDAVPLDRCVKQTPEQDSSDYYVGAVVEFAPTTISGNGPLTLKANTEAYIKYIEEASKEGADIIVFPEDGLTSVMMPDKSRMKPWSTAVPSALDEYVPCTGNREDISDILRMVSCAAKENRIYVVINIAERKSDSNNETHYYNTNAVFDRTGKIIARYRKVNLFNEYPRFDVTETPEIVTFDTDFGVKFGTFICFDILFHVPALNLTRIEGVSNFVYPVAWGSELPFLTALEMQFGWSFSENVNLLAAGYHGTESGHMGSGIYLGRHGIANVSFSHHPDRKLLISRIPKTPGLTRKLNEEMKLKMEMEKEEKTDLLNARRDPPYHGTGRVERIQGMIMSLDSIEAFNTVRLNGSMSSSVCYRDFCCAFDIETASTDSSSNYRAVVYNGLRMHGQQMEAGIRVCGLVQCSNDSVVSCSSVQPSNTVFTSLKIKATFDDYPQLLVIPTLMDFTLFPFKHWTYTTDTHSPHTTVTLALNKPHKDIVSFAIYARDFSIDYWKQLH; this comes from the exons ATGCGTGGAAAATGGAGTAGCTTCGGACTGGAGTTGGTCCTCCTAATTCTTCTACGCCTTTCATCTCAG GGAGCGCTTAGCAGCGGCGCAATTGGTGTCCCAGAGTCAAAGGAACTAGGTGCACACTGCGATGCGGTCCCATTGGATCGGTGTGTTAAACAGACGCCAGAGCAGGACTCGTCGGACTACTATGTAGGAGCGGTGGTGGAATTCGCACCGACTACTATTTCCGGTAATGGTCCGTTAACTTTAAAGGCAAACACTGAAGCGTACATCAAGTACATAGAAGAAGCGAGCAAAGAG GGCGCCGATATTATCGTATTCCCGGAAGATGGCTTGACGTCAGTAATGATGCCGGACAAATCACGGATGAAACCATGGTCAACGGCGGTCCCTTCCGCTCTCGATGAATACGTCCCTTGCACAGGGAACCGCGAAGACATTAGCGAT ATACTAAGGATGGTGTCGTGTGCGGCCAAAGAGAATCGAATTTACGTTGTCATAAACATCGCCGAGAGGAAATCGGACAGTAACAACGAGACACATTACTACAACACTAATGCGGTGTTTGATCGGACGGGTAAAATAATTGCCAG GTACCGTAAGGTGAATCTTTTCAACGAATATCCGCGGTTTGATGTCACCGAAACGCCGGAAATCGTTACCTTTGACACCGATTTCGGAGTCAAGTTCGGCACGTTCATATGTTTCGATATACTATTCCATGTACCAGCTCTAAACTTGACGAGGATCGAAGGAGTTTCCAATTTCGTATATCCGGTTGCCTGGGGCTCCGAACTACCATTCTTAACAG CCCTTGAAATGCAATTCGGATGGTCTTTTTCTGAGAATGTGAATCTATTGGCGGCCGGATACCACGGGACCGAGTCTGGGCACATGGGAAGTGGCATTTATCTAG GTCGCCATGGAATAGCGAACGTATCGTTTTCTCACCATCCCGACCGTAAACTCTTAATCTCTCGCATCCCGAAAACGCCAGGCTTGACGAGGAAACTCAACGAGGAGATGAAACTAAAGATGGAGATGGAGAAGGAAGAGAAGACTGATCTCTTGAACGCAAGGCGGGACCCCCCTTACCACGGTACAGGCAGAGTAGAGAGGATTCAAGGAATGATCATGTCCCTGGACAGTATCGAGGCATTCAACACTGTTCGTCTAAACGGCTCAATGAGCAGCTCTGTTTGCTATAGAGATTTCTGTTGCGCCTTCGACATTGAAACGGCCTCCACCGATTCCTCGTCCAATTATCGTGCTGTCGTTTACAACGGACTTCGTATGCATGGCCAGCAAATGGAAGCGGGTATCCGCGTCTGTGGATTGGTGCAATGTTCCAATGACTCGGTCGTTTCCTGCAGTTCCGTTCAACCATCAAATACCGTATTTACTAGTCTAAAAATTAAGGCAACGTTCGACGATTACCCGCAGCTTCTCGTGATACCAACTCTCATGGACTTTACGCTGTTTCCATTCAAACACTGGACGTACACCACAGACACGCACAGTCCACACACGACAGTCACCCTCGCCTTAAACAAACCGCACAAAGATATCGTTAGTTTTGCTATATATGCAAGAGACTTTAGCATAGATTATTGGAAGCAGCTCCATTAA
- the LOC143375821 gene encoding vanin-like protein 3 isoform X2: protein MNRFLTAFGFQRSFHPRSLPHVPPRVTHIYTSEDRNTMRGKWSSFGLELVLLILLRLSSQTPEQDSSDYYVGAVVEFAPTTISGNGPLTLKANTEAYIKYIEEASKEGADIIVFPEDGLTSVMMPDKSRMKPWSTAVPSALDEYVPCTGNREDISDILRMVSCAAKENRIYVVINIAERKSDSNNETHYYNTNAVFDRTGKIIARYRKVNLFNEYPRFDVTETPEIVTFDTDFGVKFGTFICFDILFHVPALNLTRIEGVSNFVYPVAWGSELPFLTALEMQFGWSFSENVNLLAAGYHGTESGHMGSGIYLGRHGIANVSFSHHPDRKLLISRIPKTPGLTRKLNEEMKLKMEMEKEEKTDLLNARRDPPYHGTGRVERIQGMIMSLDSIEAFNTVRLNGSMSSSVCYRDFCCAFDIETASTDSSSNYRAVVYNGLRMHGQQMEAGIRVCGLVQCSNDSVVSCSSVQPSNTVFTSLKIKATFDDYPQLLVIPTLMDFTLFPFKHWTYTTDTHSPHTTVTLALNKPHKDIVSFAIYARDFSIDYWKQLH, encoded by the exons TTCCACCCCAGATCTCTGCCACACGTGCCACCCAGGGTTACACACATTTACACCAGCGAAGATCGCAACACTATGCGTGGAAAATGGAGTAGCTTCGGACTGGAGTTGGTCCTCCTAATTCTTCTACGCCTTTCATCTCAG ACGCCAGAGCAGGACTCGTCGGACTACTATGTAGGAGCGGTGGTGGAATTCGCACCGACTACTATTTCCGGTAATGGTCCGTTAACTTTAAAGGCAAACACTGAAGCGTACATCAAGTACATAGAAGAAGCGAGCAAAGAG GGCGCCGATATTATCGTATTCCCGGAAGATGGCTTGACGTCAGTAATGATGCCGGACAAATCACGGATGAAACCATGGTCAACGGCGGTCCCTTCCGCTCTCGATGAATACGTCCCTTGCACAGGGAACCGCGAAGACATTAGCGAT ATACTAAGGATGGTGTCGTGTGCGGCCAAAGAGAATCGAATTTACGTTGTCATAAACATCGCCGAGAGGAAATCGGACAGTAACAACGAGACACATTACTACAACACTAATGCGGTGTTTGATCGGACGGGTAAAATAATTGCCAG GTACCGTAAGGTGAATCTTTTCAACGAATATCCGCGGTTTGATGTCACCGAAACGCCGGAAATCGTTACCTTTGACACCGATTTCGGAGTCAAGTTCGGCACGTTCATATGTTTCGATATACTATTCCATGTACCAGCTCTAAACTTGACGAGGATCGAAGGAGTTTCCAATTTCGTATATCCGGTTGCCTGGGGCTCCGAACTACCATTCTTAACAG CCCTTGAAATGCAATTCGGATGGTCTTTTTCTGAGAATGTGAATCTATTGGCGGCCGGATACCACGGGACCGAGTCTGGGCACATGGGAAGTGGCATTTATCTAG GTCGCCATGGAATAGCGAACGTATCGTTTTCTCACCATCCCGACCGTAAACTCTTAATCTCTCGCATCCCGAAAACGCCAGGCTTGACGAGGAAACTCAACGAGGAGATGAAACTAAAGATGGAGATGGAGAAGGAAGAGAAGACTGATCTCTTGAACGCAAGGCGGGACCCCCCTTACCACGGTACAGGCAGAGTAGAGAGGATTCAAGGAATGATCATGTCCCTGGACAGTATCGAGGCATTCAACACTGTTCGTCTAAACGGCTCAATGAGCAGCTCTGTTTGCTATAGAGATTTCTGTTGCGCCTTCGACATTGAAACGGCCTCCACCGATTCCTCGTCCAATTATCGTGCTGTCGTTTACAACGGACTTCGTATGCATGGCCAGCAAATGGAAGCGGGTATCCGCGTCTGTGGATTGGTGCAATGTTCCAATGACTCGGTCGTTTCCTGCAGTTCCGTTCAACCATCAAATACCGTATTTACTAGTCTAAAAATTAAGGCAACGTTCGACGATTACCCGCAGCTTCTCGTGATACCAACTCTCATGGACTTTACGCTGTTTCCATTCAAACACTGGACGTACACCACAGACACGCACAGTCCACACACGACAGTCACCCTCGCCTTAAACAAACCGCACAAAGATATCGTTAGTTTTGCTATATATGCAAGAGACTTTAGCATAGATTATTGGAAGCAGCTCCATTAA
- the LOC143375821 gene encoding vanin-like protein 3 isoform X1: protein MNRFLTAFGFQRSFHPRSLPHVPPRVTHIYTSEDRNTMRGKWSSFGLELVLLILLRLSSQGALSSGAIGVPESKELGAHCDAVPLDRCVKQTPEQDSSDYYVGAVVEFAPTTISGNGPLTLKANTEAYIKYIEEASKEGADIIVFPEDGLTSVMMPDKSRMKPWSTAVPSALDEYVPCTGNREDISDILRMVSCAAKENRIYVVINIAERKSDSNNETHYYNTNAVFDRTGKIIARYRKVNLFNEYPRFDVTETPEIVTFDTDFGVKFGTFICFDILFHVPALNLTRIEGVSNFVYPVAWGSELPFLTALEMQFGWSFSENVNLLAAGYHGTESGHMGSGIYLGRHGIANVSFSHHPDRKLLISRIPKTPGLTRKLNEEMKLKMEMEKEEKTDLLNARRDPPYHGTGRVERIQGMIMSLDSIEAFNTVRLNGSMSSSVCYRDFCCAFDIETASTDSSSNYRAVVYNGLRMHGQQMEAGIRVCGLVQCSNDSVVSCSSVQPSNTVFTSLKIKATFDDYPQLLVIPTLMDFTLFPFKHWTYTTDTHSPHTTVTLALNKPHKDIVSFAIYARDFSIDYWKQLH from the exons TTCCACCCCAGATCTCTGCCACACGTGCCACCCAGGGTTACACACATTTACACCAGCGAAGATCGCAACACTATGCGTGGAAAATGGAGTAGCTTCGGACTGGAGTTGGTCCTCCTAATTCTTCTACGCCTTTCATCTCAG GGAGCGCTTAGCAGCGGCGCAATTGGTGTCCCAGAGTCAAAGGAACTAGGTGCACACTGCGATGCGGTCCCATTGGATCGGTGTGTTAAACAGACGCCAGAGCAGGACTCGTCGGACTACTATGTAGGAGCGGTGGTGGAATTCGCACCGACTACTATTTCCGGTAATGGTCCGTTAACTTTAAAGGCAAACACTGAAGCGTACATCAAGTACATAGAAGAAGCGAGCAAAGAG GGCGCCGATATTATCGTATTCCCGGAAGATGGCTTGACGTCAGTAATGATGCCGGACAAATCACGGATGAAACCATGGTCAACGGCGGTCCCTTCCGCTCTCGATGAATACGTCCCTTGCACAGGGAACCGCGAAGACATTAGCGAT ATACTAAGGATGGTGTCGTGTGCGGCCAAAGAGAATCGAATTTACGTTGTCATAAACATCGCCGAGAGGAAATCGGACAGTAACAACGAGACACATTACTACAACACTAATGCGGTGTTTGATCGGACGGGTAAAATAATTGCCAG GTACCGTAAGGTGAATCTTTTCAACGAATATCCGCGGTTTGATGTCACCGAAACGCCGGAAATCGTTACCTTTGACACCGATTTCGGAGTCAAGTTCGGCACGTTCATATGTTTCGATATACTATTCCATGTACCAGCTCTAAACTTGACGAGGATCGAAGGAGTTTCCAATTTCGTATATCCGGTTGCCTGGGGCTCCGAACTACCATTCTTAACAG CCCTTGAAATGCAATTCGGATGGTCTTTTTCTGAGAATGTGAATCTATTGGCGGCCGGATACCACGGGACCGAGTCTGGGCACATGGGAAGTGGCATTTATCTAG GTCGCCATGGAATAGCGAACGTATCGTTTTCTCACCATCCCGACCGTAAACTCTTAATCTCTCGCATCCCGAAAACGCCAGGCTTGACGAGGAAACTCAACGAGGAGATGAAACTAAAGATGGAGATGGAGAAGGAAGAGAAGACTGATCTCTTGAACGCAAGGCGGGACCCCCCTTACCACGGTACAGGCAGAGTAGAGAGGATTCAAGGAATGATCATGTCCCTGGACAGTATCGAGGCATTCAACACTGTTCGTCTAAACGGCTCAATGAGCAGCTCTGTTTGCTATAGAGATTTCTGTTGCGCCTTCGACATTGAAACGGCCTCCACCGATTCCTCGTCCAATTATCGTGCTGTCGTTTACAACGGACTTCGTATGCATGGCCAGCAAATGGAAGCGGGTATCCGCGTCTGTGGATTGGTGCAATGTTCCAATGACTCGGTCGTTTCCTGCAGTTCCGTTCAACCATCAAATACCGTATTTACTAGTCTAAAAATTAAGGCAACGTTCGACGATTACCCGCAGCTTCTCGTGATACCAACTCTCATGGACTTTACGCTGTTTCCATTCAAACACTGGACGTACACCACAGACACGCACAGTCCACACACGACAGTCACCCTCGCCTTAAACAAACCGCACAAAGATATCGTTAGTTTTGCTATATATGCAAGAGACTTTAGCATAGATTATTGGAAGCAGCTCCATTAA